From Parus major isolate Abel chromosome 1A, Parus_major1.1, whole genome shotgun sequence, the proteins below share one genomic window:
- the C1AH12orf50 gene encoding uncharacterized protein C12orf50 homolog, with product MEKQNYSKFSCFWETEPVGCRRISCDFFHRKPRNINGLYLPPSNNVPLKQDVQGGILHPAHRQDSLRSQENLLVPIHPPLIINLSDEEDDEEDDEEDDDEEDNYVSNWMPKTVLDIEEERAIRDICYKSGEYYGIQNPYKHQSTKTVSSLWQDELLPLETTEQNLQKGDGNTIPTRFNNTRKEKESSERRISIESIPRTDQKSFENGGGGGSVMQRNTFVDGNRFEALPREKEPITSKYPNVKETNHTELVKNHHCKEVKENKRISEERRNSANVVTGKGIHTPDPKIKPSYQQRGQSKDVETASLSPYGRETGRYTHLNSPEPRRSAYVVYRTVTQKPKFNGSTAVPESYGQKSSKQKNQPDNNRRFWTQTENYGKYTSGSSNSPAWRKRNPQAKQFSKFKITTQQSKEDMEVNKKGEKETSKGK from the exons ATGGAGAAG CAAAACTACAGCAAGTTCTCCTGTTTCTGGGAGACAGAGCCCGTAGGCTGTAGGAGGATAAGCTGTGActtctttcacagaaaaccCCGTAATATAAATGGACTTTATTTGCCACCTAGTAACA ATGTCCCATTGAAACAGGATGTCCAAGGAGGCATTCTGCATCCAGCCCATCGTCAGGACTCACTCAGAAGTCAAGAGAATCTTTTAGTACCAATTCACCCTCCACTGATTATAAACCTCAGTGATGAAGAGGATGATGAAGAGGATGATGAAgaggatgatgatgaagaagaCAACt ATGTTTCTAACTGGATGCCTAAGACTGTTTTAGATATTGAAGAGGAAAGAGCAATAAGGGATATATGCTATAAATCTg GAGAGTATTATGGGATTCAGAACCCTTACAAACACCAATCGACAAAAACTGTGTCTTCACTGTGGCAAGATGAGTTATTACCCTTGGAAACTACTGAACAAAACTTGCAGAAAG GTGATGGTAACACAATTCCTACAAGATTTAATaatacaagaaaagaaaaggagagttCAGAAAGGAGAATATCAATAGAGAGTATTCCCAGAACAGATCAGAAATCCTTTGAGAATGGAG GAGGTGGTGGTTCTGTGATGCAGAGGAACACATTTGTTGATGGGAACAGATTTGAGGCACTACCTCGGGAAAAGGAACCAATTACGTCAAAGTATCCCAATGTGAAAG AAACAAACCACACTGAACTGGTAAAGAACCACCACTGTAAGgaagtaaaggaaaataaaaggatttctGAGGAGCGAAGAAATTCAGCTAATGTAGTAACTGGCAAAG gAATTCATACTCCAgaccccaaaataaaaccaagttATCAACAAAGGGGTCAAAGTAAGGATGTTGAAACTGCTTCTTTGAGTCCATATGGGAGAGAAACTGGAAGATACACTCATTTAAATTCTCCAGAACCTCGACGATCAGCTTATGTAGTCTACCGGACTGTCACTCAAAAACCAAAATTCAATGGATCTACAG CAGTACCTGAATCCTATGGTCAGAAAAGCTCCAAACAAAAGAATCAGCCTGACAACAATAGGAGATTTTGGACACAGACAGAAAACTATG GCAAATATACTTCAGGATCTTCTAATTCACCAgcttggaggaaaagaaatccacaaGCAAAACAGTtctctaaatttaaaataaccacTCAG CAGAGTAAAGAAGACATGGAAGtgaataaaaaaggagaaaaagaaacatctaaagggaaataa